GATATTCATCAGGGATTTTGCCTCGAGCTGACCTtgagtaaaacattttagcacAATTTACCTTcagtataaaatatacaaaaatagacAAACTTGCTTATGCTATGGAGAAATACACAGCACACGAACAAGAACAGAATGAAAGCTCACATGGCATCAGCAGAAGGAACGCAGACAGCAGCTTCACCGCAGACatcatgacctctgacctgcaGACATGCATTATTATGTTTCTCAGCATGAACAGTGGAGCAAGGAACAAAGTCAGGAGAAGCTGGTTCAGCTGTAGCTTTAGTAAAATCCCCTCTAAGTGTTCCTGGAGCAGGGTCACAGGGTGCTCACTCACCTGTCCCGTGATGCCTCTCTCCCGTCACTGAGCGCACGCAGGTGACTTTATACCTGCCCTCCGCCGCTCTGCTGTCACTCACTCGCGCTCAGCGCCGCTATTGGTCAGATCCACAGAAACCACGCCCACTTGCTGCGCCTGCTTTAACTTCTACCGCGCGAACAGCAGAAATAATAAAGATTCAAACGTTGAACTTTTGCAGTGTGCGTTTCCTCAAATATAACGGAACAAGTAACATGGATAGtttgatatttaaaacactCATCTTTCATCAGTGCTGTCGCGTGTGAGCGGCCGTCGCCGGATTATTATCGGTTTAGTTAAAAACAGATGTCTTCCGCCAAGCTGAAACTTTAAAAGCTGCTAATAAAACGACTTTTTGCAGACACGACACATTCCTGCAACTTACATCCCCTTGTTTCGCTCTTATTTTCATCCTAAGCACAAAAAATCTCAAACAGGTCTTCACATGCAATTTAAGAAACACTTTTGAAGCTAAGGGGTATTTTATGTTCTCGTGATGGAAATGAGGCGTGGAGGAAAAATAGCGTAGAAAATAGGAACAGAACTAGGAGAATGTGCAGgttttttattgattcaaaCGTCAAGTTAAAGGTCTATACTGATTTAGTGAAAACTGGGCAAAGTTTGAATTCTTTCAAATGCCTTTCATGAAAATCTCATGTTCTCTTTGAGATATTCTCTATTCTCTAATCTCTAATATGGCCAGTGTCTAGAGTCTAAAGTGTCCAGTAGAAATTATTTCGTTCGATGTTCCGATTTTCACTTAtactttcattattaaaaataatcccCTTTCACTTAACACACTGATAgggaataatttaataaattaaatattaaataaattaaaataaaaccgcTTTGGTAGTCTTGGGACACGGAAGAAACAGTttacaataatgtttattttgttttattattattgttttcatttttattcaacgACATTAGCCATAAACTAATCCTAAAACAcacttctaaaaatatattaattttaacatttacaagcaaaaatatttaatgtcgCCCAATAGGCTAAAGACActtaaactttatatatatatatatatatatatatatatatatatatatatatatatatatatatatatatatatatatatatatatatatatatatatatataccatacgAAAATTTGagactttttaaattatgcagttATGCACATGTTAATACAAACATATAGGTCTCCCATAGAACATTTTTTGAAAGAGGGTATACAAGTGTGGGTACAAAAtgggtaaataataataaaataataaatagtatatgcaaataaaacatttctctaACCAGATTAAGTATATAgtagttcatgttttttttagcttctgtgtttctaattttatgcaaaattgtaccacatttttatataaaaccttTACAATTTGACTTAGTTTAGGCGCTGATGTATTGATGTACAAAATCAGGACAAATTCATCCAATCAGACTTCACTCTGCTCAGACCTTAACCAATTATTGTTCAGACCACCGGAGCCAACAACCAATCATTTTCCAGCAAACCAAGTGCTCTGCCTAGTAACAGTTGGCTGTCACTCACACAGATCAATAACTTCACTTCGCCTCCGATAGTGATCAATTAGTGGAAATCTTCAGAAGTTGTCCGTTTATTGATTCTGAGGTGAGTCGTTCTTTATCgagttaaaataaatttagcCACAGGTTCCGATTCTGTGAGGTAACGTTAACAGAACTCATATTTCTCCTGTTGGTTTAgcttcagctttatttcacgtaaattgatttgatcattttttggAAGTTTAGAAGGTTTTCTTGATCCTAACGTACAAGTTTGTGTGGGTTTCCTATTTTTTGTGGATTAAGTTACTTTGGTCTATAATAGAGCAGCTCTAATGTAACTATTAAACATGAGGTAAACTGAGGTAAACAGAATCGTAGTGATTATATGAGGCTAAATATGAAACGTGCCATCACAATGTGTTCATTTGGTCAATAATCAACCGATTTCTCAGTGGCTTTAATAAAGAGTGGCGCGGGGCAGAGCAATTAAAACTTAAGATCTCGAGAGGCGAGGAcgatttttttctattaaacgTCCCGCCAAACGAGTCGCGAGAAATCATCAAAAGACGCGTTTTCTGGCGTATCGCGGCGTCATTACGTAAACACGCAAAGTGACGCTCGTAATTAGAGAGTGAACAGTGCCGGAGATGAACGTGCTTCTGTTATAAACTCATTTCAAGTCATCGTTACTAAGTTCTTTCTGAGAGGTTTGAAATCAAATATGATATTACCCTTGATATTGAAATCGCTATTTTTATAGCTATAATGCAGGTTAAGAGGGTCATTCAAAAATAGGCTTTTGTTTAcgcaagtaaacaaaaaaaaccctaatgtAAAAGTGAAGGGAGAGGTTTGTTACACACTGTCTGTATCACAGGTCATAGTGAATGTGCTGCTGACCGTCCGCTGATCAATAACTGATTTATGAACAGCATGGATGAGCTGTACAGGTAAACTGAGAGACCTCACGCATAAGAGTGCTTTCACTGATGATGTCATCATGCTCCTGaccacctgtgtgtgtgtgtgtgatgcagttCGGGGGATGAGGATGTCTCTCTGACTGGAAGCGACTTTGAGTTCCAGGTAAAATCCTCCAAGAGGAAACTGAACTCAAATCAGGGATCATcagtgagtacacacacacactcacacacacactctctcactcacacatgtttgttttgtgctaTATTTGTGAGGACTCTGATAGActtgtactgtatttatactgacctaacaatatttttatggcCCTACACCAActctacccctaaacctactaAACCTAAATCTCAGAAACCTTTTgcttcatttagcatttttaaaaatgtatttccctTGTGAGGACCGACCAAATGTCTTCACAAGGTCAAATGTCAGGTTTTACTATCCTTGTGGAGACATTCGGTCCTCACAGCTGTAgcaaaacaagcacacacacagtataaatGATGTTCTTTCTCTGGAGTCTCCTAAGAGGGTCTGTCAACCGTCAGTCAGTGGCTCCAGCCAATCACAGAGCCCGGTGGAGCCCCGCCCCCTCCGTCATCTGTATGAAGCAGTGCGGTCCGGACGAAGTGCACTGCTGGTAAGACACCACCCATGCTGAAGATCGGGGGGCTGCATGTGTTCagtcctctgattggctgtctcTTTTAGACAGTGATAGATGATTGGCTAGAGGAGtacagaagagacagagaggcgGGGCTTCTGGAGCTCATCAACTTTGTGGTTCAGTGCAGTGGCTGTAAAGGTAACGTCGGACACAAAGATCACGTGTGTTTCTGACACCTTGTCCAAACACTCACACTTTTACTCTTGGCCCCTTTAGACTGTCCCAGGTCTTAATAAAATGCCCTGAACACACACTAAATACTCCAATACTAGAGCGCTACTATCCATCATGTTTTCATGTGTTGGAATAATCATGAGACTTTTTTACCTAGATTTCACAGAAACCTGTccaatgtatattaaatattaatatttatataatatatttaaataatatatataacaaagtgttgcatgttttttcatgcaaaGATATGTATCTACAATATTTACAACTGCTTTTTATCACTTAATTAGAAGCACCTCAAATGAAAGTGTGTCATGTTATAGGGACTATTGAAcagatatttagtttttaaagctgcagtccataactTTTGTCACTCTAGCGTTTCATAAACATAACTGTGTGCGTTTTGTGGAAGAACATTGTAAAGATGTGTCTCATCAAGTAATGAAATGTCACAACACACTTGTGATTCTTAGCAAATACATGATATAAATGCTTGAAAATATGGGCCAGAATCAAATGACTGCTGTGTTTCAGGAGTCGTGACCAGAGAGATGTGCAGGAGCCTGCAGAACGCCGATATCATCAGTCAGCTGACGAAAGAGTTTAACGAGGTGAATCAACTGGTTTTGACTCCAGCCGTATTGTTTCCACGTAGAACTGTGCCACATTTACCATTGCTCTAGAACATTTAGTTCTGTTTAATCTAACAAGAGCAGCGTGAAATAACCAAGAGAGTAATAGACAAACAAAACAGGAGCAAGGAGcaggttctctctctctctctctctctctctctctgtctctctctctctctctctctctctctctctctctctctctctctctctctctctctctctctctctctctctctctctctctctctctctctctctctctctctctctctctctctctctctctctctctctctctctctctctctctctctctctctctctctctctctctctctctctctctctctctctctctctctctctctctctctctctctctctctctctctctctctctctctctctctctctctctctctctctctctctctctctgtctctctctctgtctctctctctctctctctccgacacacatacacacactctctctctctctctctgcaggacTCGGTCAGTTATCCTCTGGTGTCGGTGGGCTCTCAGTGGCGACGCTTCGCTGAAGgcgtgtgtgagtttgtgtctCTGCTGGTTCGAGGCTGTCGTAACAGTGTGTTGTACGATGATTTTCTCTTCTCGTCGTTCATCGCGCTGCTCACGGGTCTGGCCGACTCACAAGTCCGTGCCTTCAGACACACCAGCACGCTCATCGGTGAGTTACTGTAGTCTATACTCGTGTGAATCAGACCAAGGACAGCAGTTTCTTTATCCTTCACTACTGTATAGTCCCCAGTATTTCTACATTTCTAAATCATGTGTCCTTCATGTTAGGATGTTAGAACTTttattgttctgtttattaactgtGTTGTGTAATTTTGATGCACAATCAAGAAGTGTTTAGTATCTTGCTGCGACAGGGTTGTGATCCAtcttctggtgtgtgtgtgtgtgtgtagctatGCGGTTGATGTCGTCGATCGTCTCCGTCGCTGCAGAGGTGAACACTCAGGCACTGATGACCCAGAGACGCTGTGAGCTGGAGAAGAACAAGCCGGCTGAACACAGAGCCTTTGACCGAATAGAAGAACTAGAGCACTCTTATAGAGAGgttcaacacacacactttatagtTTCAGTAATAAGTGAATAAGTCTTTTAAAAGTTACGTAtgtcgagtgtgtgtgtgtgtgtgtgtgtgtgtgtgtgtgtgcagctgctGGAGCATCAGGAGGACTTGCGCTCTTTGATGAACGGGATCTTTAAGGGTGTTTTCGTTCATCGGTATCGGGACAGACTTAGTGAAATCCGGGCCATCTGCATGGAGGAGATGGGGGTGTGGCTTCGAGAAAACCCCGCCTCTTTCCTCAATGACGAGCACCTCAAATATGTGGGCTGGATGCTGCACGATAAAGTGATTagcatacaaacacactgaTGTGTGCTGCTCTGACAATCAGATCCAGGCAAATATACAAATCATACTGCACTGattgatcgtgtgtgtgtgtgtgtttcagcaagCTGCTGTTCGACTGCAGTGTGTGTTGGCTTTACAGAAGCTTTATGTGGAGAAAGACTTCATCAGCCATTTAGAGCTCTTCACCAGCCGCTTTaaggtgaacacacacacacacacacacacacacacacatctgtgtaATCACGTATGAATGCTCTGTACTAGTGACTGAACTAAACTAATGAACTAATTGAACCGCAGGAACTAGGATCAGTTTATGTTCTGGATGCTCCATTTTTAGGAACTAAATTAGCTCCTACTTCAGAGTAGTGTCTAAAACAGTTCTAGGAACTAACACTGTGTTTCCACTGCATGGTGCGGCCCGGTACAGTTTGGGGGGTTTCCACCAAGAGCAGTACAATCTGCTAAACACTGATTGGCCGGGGAGAATCGGCACTACCTGCATCATTGAACTTGTgtgagacaaacacacagacctGCTAGATTTAAATCTACCATAAATTAGCTGCTACTTCAGAATAGGGTTTAAAACAGTCCTACATTCTCTCTGTTATAACGAAACCCACGACACACAACAAAAGCAGCTCTGATCACAACGTCCTCTATTCActgttttttgatgtttgttaaTGACATCGCTGTCGGACGCTTTAGTGCAAACACAAACAGGAAAACGACCCGAGGGAGACATTAGTTCTCTAGGAACTACCCTGATAACTAGTTCCAGAACTAGTTACTAGCAGTACACGGATAAACCCCCTAGTGTCTCCAGGCCAGCGGCTCATCCTCATGTTCATACTCTGTGTAAAGTGGTATATGATtgtattaattcatcatttttgGGGGGCatattctacatttatattcCGGCTGCTGgagtttgttgttttaaatgcgtGTGTCTGCTCAGGAACGAATTCTGTGTATGATTCTGGATAAAGACTCGGACGTGGCAGTGGAAACGGTGAAGCTGCTGCTGCTCATTAAACAGTGAGTGATGTTAAACTGTGTGAGATGTGTGACTCCTTTTGTGTACGTGCACctgaagttgtgtgtgtgtgtgtgtgtgtatgcatgtctgtgcgtgtgtgtgtgtgtgtgcatgtgtgtctgtgcatgcatgtctgtgcgtgcatgtgtgtgtgtatgcgtgcgtgtgtcCAGGCAGACAGATGAAGGTCTGAGTGAGGAAGAGTGTGCTGCTGTGTATCCACtggtttttgccacacaccgaGGTCTGGCCTGCGCAGCCGGAAGATTCTTGTACCACATGTAtgttcatcttcatcatcttcatcctcatcatctCTCCAAAACAATCCGCCACCAGCgtcatgtgtcttgtgtgtgtgtgtgtgtgtaggctgtGTGCTGTGTTAGATGGGCAGTCAGACAAATGCAGTGCTTCTGTCCTTCATTTGTTGGCGCATTTCTTTATTGAGAGCGAGGTAAACCACTAACATCCCATCATGCACTGCTCACACGCTTCTGTCTTCTCACAGGTCACATGATCATTGTGCTGTTCTAGTGAGCATAAATGTTTGACTGAAGAATGgatgaaagagtttttttacattttaataataacaattatttctTCTGAACACCTTAGAAATGAGTCCGCAAGTTTGATTTAGCCTTAATAAGAAAACTGagtattacttaaaataaagtttttaatgcttttcagtgttgttgttaaaataattgtCAGGTCTAGTAAAGACCCATCAGCCACTTCTGAAGACGTTTTTGACCCAGATGTTCTTAGTGTttgatcctgtgtgtgtgtgtgtgtgtgtgtgtcagtatcATGAGCATGCTGCGTATCTGGTCGATAGTCTGTGGGATATTGCAGGGGTGGAGCTAAAAGACTGGGAACTGATGACATCACTACTGCTAGAGGAAACTGGTGAGTGTGTATCCAatcttttgtgtcttttgtgATTTTCTGAGCACTTTGTGCAAATGAAggtggcctgtgtgtgtgtgtgtgtctgtgtgtgaaccTCTACAACATCTGGAGTCAGTAGCGCACATCATGAATGGCTGCCCAGCATATAAAGGACTGTATATCGCAAGACATGACAGACTTGTTGAGCTTATTGCCGCCCAGATCCCCTGTGGGACTGATGGACAGTTGTACAAACATACTATGGTACAGCCACATTGGTATAATTCAGTTGCGAACATCTTTTTAGGTATTCCCAACACACCAGATATTGTTTACATATCCCAAACTAGtaaaacagtcatttattttgaagtgtcatgtgcatttgatttgtttatggaGGACTCTTACTGTACAAAGATTCTGAAATATCAACCTTTACTATCTGCCACTGAGAGCCTGGGTTACAAGAGCCGACTTATTGTGCTTGTGTTTGGCAGCTTGGGTCATGTACACAGGCTGGTTGTTAGTGGACTTTGTATTGGGGGGCTACGGAAAACAAGGGCTAAACAGCTAGCAAAGTACTgctctatttcagctgtcatagGAAGCATGTATATTTGGAAAAGGCGTTGTTTTTTGTACCCTTGAAATGGTAAACTCAAGGTAGTGTGcttattgtttaaaaacgtgTTGGAACTTTCAGAAGATTTGATTCCCAATGAATTTACCTGGTAATGTGGAATCAAATAAAGCATataatctgtttgtttttctgtctgtctgtgtatctgtgtgtgtgtgtgtgtgtgtaggcatGGAGGACAAGCTGGAGAGTGCTCTGATAGACATCATGATGTGTGCAGTGAGACAGGCTGCTGAAGCCACGCCTCCCAGCTCTCGAGCGCAGAAGAAGGTGAGACTcgatctgacacacacacacacacacacagagctcagcCTGACTGACTCAAGTTCAGAACAGCAGCTGGTTTATGAGTGTGAGCTTGCTTTTTTTCACAACAGTAaaaggcagattttttttttattaggtgtTCTTTCGTATCTTGGCCAGTGCTGTCCTCTAAACAAGTGTGTAAAGTCAGGGCTAgcaaaaataatacagttaCTGAAAATATGGGTGTGTTTAaattgcttatttaaaaaaaaaaaaaatcacaaggataataataataagtcacAAGCCCAGTGCTCTCAGAttagagcacacacacacacacacactcctgtgaTGACTGTCATTTCTTTATCCTCTAATTCTAAGAAATGTGTTGCATTTGAATGCAgttatactttttttccctttacaGTCAGTTATATAGCTGAATTAGTTTTAATGTCAAACAGcaaatatttcagcaaaatgtatattttagttttctctgTTAATTGTGATATCAGTCAGAGACATTCGGATCCATTTGCTAGTTCTTTATTGAGAGTGGCCTAACAGGCAGAGAATAGATAACAGCGTCAGGACATGGTTGAGGCAGCTAGAGTCAAAGTCAGGGAATCCAGGCAAAGGGTCAGAGAATcagaaaacagtccaagaatcAACACAGGGAGACATCAGAAGAGTATGAACGCTCAGAATTATCAGCCGAGGCAAAGATAAGACTTCATAATGACTGAGAGGCTGAGCTCAGCTTACAGTCTAATGAggtacacctgggcaggtaatcagtCTAGGGTGAAGGGCCTTATGTGAAAAGTAGTTCTGGAAAGTTTTGTATTCAGCGGAGGGTTCCCTCCGGTGGCCatcagagagagccacagaggagCGGTTCATGACCGATATAGTGTGCTGTGTTCAGCGAAGCCCGTGAAGTTCATCACCTCCATTGATCAAAGCATTCGGCTGTGAATGACATCACCTCCCATACAAACACACCCCCTAGTATTGCCCCGCCCCTCACCTTGATTGACAGCACTCATGCAGACATCGAAAAGGAATTGCATTTGAGTTTTGGCAGGTTATATGCACGAcgcagagaaaaagaaagcgcaaatatgtaatcaaataaactttaaatatgtcAGGCTCATAAGACATGGGATATACAGCTGCAAAAGGACTTCGCTTGTTCATGTGAAATGTGTCACTGCATGTTCATGAAATCAAACAGTAACTGCATTTGAATTATATCACAATTTATGCATCCACAAATACAGTCCTCAaattcttctgtgtgtgtgtgtgtgtgtgtgtgtgtgtgtgtgtgtgtgtgtgttgtagaaCCTGTCAGCGCGGGAGAAGAGGCTCCAGGTTCAAGATCGGAGACGCATCACAAATCTTTTCATCCCCGTGCTGCCTCAGTTACTGGCAAAGGTGTGTCtctgagatgatgatgatgatgatgatgcagaAACCTTCACAATAAACACAGTCTTCCTCAGCACACACAGTTTTATCACTGGTAGAATAGCAGAAGGGTGACATGTTTCAGTACAGTCAGTcaaatgtaatgtgtgtgtgtgtgtgtgtgtgtgctgtcagtTCTCAGCAGACGTGAGGAAGGTGAGCTGTCTGCTCCGAGCACCGCTCTTCTTCCAGCTGGAGGTTTACGGCACATCGGGACGCCTGGAGAAAGTACTCTGATTGATCGCTTCATATTTAGTTATTCATACTTTTATATGTCTTGATCATCAAATGATGCTTGAACTGTCACTCAGTATTTCAGtctaaatatgtatatttgtgttctTGACAAATATTATGAACTTCATTTTGAGGctgaagatgtttttttcagatttggGAGTAAACGAGGTGTAATGAGATCATAATCTCAggatataaaatatcaaataatttcaaaaatatcaaatcGCATTATCATCTGATgatcataaaaatattgtgtacAGTTTAATAAGTGAGTGTGTGATTCGTCTCTTAGAGTCTGGATCTGCTGCTGTCTCAGGTGTGTGACATCACGCTGAAGCACCGTGACGAGTGTGTGTTAGaggcgtgtgtgcgtgtgttgtgTGCGTTGTGTAGTGAGAGCTACAGCTTCTGTGGCCGAGCCGAGAGAGCCGTCGGTCAGCTGCTGGACTCAACCGTGGAGAAGTTCACCTCAAACCTGGCAGAGATActgcaggtacacacacacacacacacacgctgcattCGTTCTTATTTACCTCTTTCTTGATGAAAGGACGGATACGGTCGTTTGTACATTTTATGGGTCTAGCAgatatttttagctgttttgctgcttgatattcaAAATTGtctaatgttattttaatctatTATCTTATTTATGAACGCACTGGTTTGTAGCGTACATAGTTGTACTGTTTACTGCACGTTGTTACTCTCCTCATTATTACTCTGTAGTTTCTAACGAACCGGAAGCCT
This genomic window from Puntigrus tetrazona isolate hp1 unplaced genomic scaffold, ASM1883169v1 S000000302, whole genome shotgun sequence contains:
- the LOC122333627 gene encoding cohesin subunit SA-2; this translates as MNSMDELYSSGDEDVSLTGSDFEFQVKSSKRKLNSNQGSSSPKRVCQPSVSGSSQSQSPVEPRPLRHLYEAVRSGRSALLTVIDDWLEEYRRDREAGLLELINFVVQCSGCKGVVTREMCRSLQNADIISQLTKEFNEDSVSYPLVSVGSQWRRFAEGVCEFVSLLVRGCRNSVLYDDFLFSSFIALLTGLADSQVRAFRHTSTLIAMRLMSSIVSVAAEVNTQALMTQRRCELEKNKPAEHRAFDRIEELEHSYRELLEHQEDLRSLMNGIFKGVFVHRYRDRLSEIRAICMEEMGVWLRENPASFLNDEHLKYVGWMLHDKQAAVRLQCVLALQKLYVEKDFISHLELFTSRFKERILCMILDKDSDVAVETVKLLLLIKQQTDEGLSEEECAAVYPLVFATHRGLACAAGRFLYHMLCAVLDGQSDKCSASVLHLLAHFFIESEYHEHAAYLVDSLWDIAGVELKDWELMTSLLLEETGMEDKLESALIDIMMCAVRQAAEATPPSSRAQKKNLSAREKRLQVQDRRRITNLFIPVLPQLLAKFSADVRKVSCLLRAPLFFQLEVYGTSGRLEKSLDLLLSQVCDITLKHRDECVLEACVRVLCALCSESYSFCGRAERAVGQLLDSTVEKFTSNLAEILQGSADEDDLYGAASSLNVLAVFSSARDLTGRNLFEFCFQLLKMGIETREINEKLMVPALKCSVFHLFWKGTKIKLQTPAKDKAELKRVMKALHSFCVVSQSCLSLPQRCIRSQAFVCLCDVLLVFGRLCEGDGSPLQRFSPDDSLKAEMASFIIDYVFSDPEEDLDGEEECEEMKMAALLQKRTQLAGYCKLIIYGVLELQAATDILKYYNKFYKDFGDIIKETLSKSKMISSVESARTVCLCLQQLFSGLEQEGRDEELTEIRFLAKKLAMNFSINLRLIRKPLLALHQDGIRFSSQGLDTGELMNLSFLEILSEFSFKLLPSERKQLLLYLRRVFASVMDSEFVKMYERSLTSGSKETSAAAETPRKKRRRTHSLTSGLETPALTPHTHRVDMDDDFTDRSVLRKSVIRSRPQSPFSQSIQSHLSSLSLGHEDASGDEEEPEIDDYDDEDSELNMALPSTHGSASFLEDLFE